GTCGTCCCGGTCGACGACGGCGACCGTCCGCCGGGTCACCCCGCCGGCCAGCGGGATGGTCAGGCTGCTCAGGCCGGCCCGGTCGAGGTCGGCCCTGACCGCCGCGCCCGAGGCCCCGCCGAGCGGCAGGACGGCCGCCGTCCGACGGCCCAGGGTGTGCAGGACCCTGGCCACGTTGACGCCCTTGCCGCCGGCCTGCTCGTGGACGGTGTCCACCCGGTGACTGGCGTGCGGCCGCAGCGCCGCCACGGTGTAGGTGATGTCCAGTGCCGGGTTGGGGGTGACGGTGACGATCACGGCTGAGGTCTTCCTTCCACCGCGTGCCCGGCGGTGTCCGCGTACTCGCCCACGTCCCGCCCCGGCGCCCCGGCACTGCGGCCGCCGGTACGGGTGGGGAGCCGCCGGCCGGTGGCGGAGCGGCGCTCGACGGCTGTGAGGCCGGCCCGGTGGGCGACGGCCCGTGCGGGCCGGGTCATGCGTCGGCGAGGATCACGGAGCGGGTGAGGTTGCGCGGCCGGTCCGGGTCGAGGCCCTTCGCCGCGGCGACCGCCACGGCCAGCCGGTGGACGCGGACCAGCTCGGCCAGCGGGTCGAGCCGGCCCTCCACCCAGCGGGCGCCGGTCGCCTCCACCTGCTGCGCCAGGCCGGCCGGCGCCTCGCCGATCATCCAGGTCGCGGTGGTGGGCGACGCGATGCTGATCGGACCGTGCCGGTACTCCATCGCCGGGTACGCCTCGGTCCAGGCCAGGGCGGCCTCGCGCATCTTCAGGCCGGCCTCGACCGCCAGGCCGACCGTCCAGCCGCGCCCGAGGAAGGTGAACTGGGTGGACTCGACCAGGCCGGCCGGCAGCGGCTCCGCCAGGGCGCGGCGACCGTCCTCCTCCACCGCCTCGCTGTGCAGGCCCAGCTGCGCCCGCAGCAGGGTCAGCGCGGTGGTGGCGAACCGGGTCTGGACGACGGACTGCTCGTCGGCGAAGTCCAGCACGACGGCGTCGTCGGCGAGCGACATCACGGGGGTGTTCGGGTCGGCCGTGACGGCGACCGTCCGGACCTTCCCGCGCAGCGACTCGACCAGCTCCAGCACCTCGGTGGTGGTGCCCGACCTGGTCAGCGCGATCACCCGGTCGTAGGCGCGCACCCCCAGGAACTCCGAGGCGGCGAACGCGTCGGTCACGCCCTGCCCGCCTGCCTCCCGCAGCGTCGCGTAGGCCTGGCCCATGTAGAGGGACGTCCCGCAGCCGATGATCGCGACCCGTTCGCCGGCCCGGGGGAGCACGTCCTGGTGGGTGGCGGCCAGGTCGGCCGCGCGGCGCCAGCACTCGGGCTGGCTGGCGATCTCGGTCTCCACGTACGTCACGACTGCCTCCATGATGATCATTTGATTGAAGCTGATGCTTGGTGCATGTATTCAAGCATCTTTGAGCATCAATGGACAGTGCTGGTGCACCCGGTTCCGGCGCCGGCGCCGTCGGCGAGGGCCGGCAGCCGACCGGTGGGAACGCCCGCCGGCGGGTGGGCCCACGGGTGGGACCGCCCACGGTGGGCCCGCCAGCTGGGTGAGGGCCCGCGGTGTGAGCCGCACACGGGAACGTCCGGCAGCCGCCGGGGCTGCCGGACGTCGCCGGGTCGTGACGGTCGCCGGAGGGACTACCAGCCGAGCGGGCCGAGTTCGGCGGCGGAGACCCAGGGGCCACGGTTGCCGGCCTCGGTCAGGACGCGCAGGCGCAGGTAGCGGGCGGTGGTGGGCGAGCAGCGGATGGCCTTGGGATCGGCGGTGTCGGCGAGGGTTCCGGTGGTCAGGGCCGTTCCCCAGCTGGTGCCGTCGGTGCTGAGGTAGAGCTCGTACCGGCCGATGCGGCCGTTCACCCCGCCGTCCTGGCGCGGGAGGTAGGACAGGCCGGTGACGGTGCGGTCGGCGCCGAGGTCGAGCTGGATCTCGTGCGGGAGCGCGTCGGCCGTCGGCGACCACCTGGTGTGCCAGAGGGTGGCGGGGTTGCCGTCGACGGCGTTGACGGCGGCGCCGTTCTCGCCGGTGATCTCCTGGCTGTCGAAGTACTTGACGGTGGCGGCCAGCGGGCCGGAGCCCATCACGGGGTCGCTGGTGCTCTCCGCGCCGTTCTCCAGGTGCCCGGCGAAGCGCCGCAGGAAGCCGTCGCGGGTGTCGGCCGTGGCGGTCAGGTCGTACCAGCCGTTCAGGCCGCCGCCGGTGGAGAAGTAGTCCTCGGTGGTGGCGCCGGCGGCGAGCGGATACGTCCAGGGGCCGCCGCCCCGGTTGTTGCCGCGGACGGTGACCGTGCAGGCGGCGCTGCCGCTGTTCGTCATCCGCAGCCACACCAGGTTGTCGGCAGGGTCGTGGCGCAGGGTGACCTCGGGGTTGGCGTTCCCGGCCGTGGTGGCGGTGACCCGGTTGCCGGCGAAGCGGCGGACGAAGCCGTTGGGGCCGACGGCGCTCAGGTCGTAGGCACCGGTGGGTGTTCCCGCCGTCCAGGTGTCGGTGACGGTCTTTCCCGGGCCGACGGTGTAGCGCCAGGGGCCGTCGGTGCGGAAAGCGTTGGCGTAGACGTAGAAGTGGGCGCCGGCCCCGCCGTTGCTGGCGAAGGTGATGCTCAGCGCGGCGGCGGTGGCCCGGGCGGAGACGGCGAGGTCGTAGGGCAGGGGGCGGGCGGTGCGGGTGCCGGCCTCCTGCACCGGCATCACCTGGTTGCCGGGCGGGGCGGGGTTGGTACCGGACGGGCCGCTGGTGAGCACGGGAGCGGGCAGCGACGGGTAGGAGGGGGTGGCGGCCGTGGTGTCCAGCGTGGCGGTCAGGTCTCCGCAGACCGCGCGGCGCCAGGGGGAGATGTTCGGCTCGGCCACGCCGGTCCACTTCTCCAGGAGCTGCAGGACGGAGGTGTGGTCGAAGACCTGGGAGCAGACCTTGCCACCGCGGCTCCAGGGGGAGACGACCAGCAGCGGCACCCGCTGGCCCAGGCCGATCGCCTCGCTCCCGTAGAGGTCGTCGTCGACCGCGGTGGTGGAGAGGCCGTCGGCGGAGGTCACCGGCGGCGTCGGCGGCGGGATGTGGTCGAAGAAGCCGTCGTTCTCGTCGTAGTTCAGCAGGAAGACGGTCTTGTTCCACACCTCGGTGTTGGAGGCGAGGGCGTCGAGGACCTGCTTCACCAGGTCGGCCCCGGTGTTGGGACCGTAGTCGGGGTGCTCGCACTGGGCCTCGGGGGCGACGATCCAGGAGACCGCCGGCAGCCGCCCGGCGGCGACGTCGGCACGGAAGGCCGGGGCCAGCTGGCCGGGTCGCACCCGGGCCAGCCCCCGGTCGTACAGGCTGCGTTCGGCGGCGGTGAGGGTGCCCAGGCCCTGGTCGAGCTGGGCGAGCAACTGGGTCTGCCGGGCGCCGGAGGCCGCCTGGAGCGCGTAGTAGAAGTACTCCAGCTTCGGGAACGGGTTGCCGCTGTCGTCCTTCGCGTAGGCCAGGGCCTTCTTGCCCACGGCCAGGAACGAGGCGAAGAAGTCGAGGCTGTTGTCGCCGTAGTTGTCCCACTCCTGGTAGGTCTTCCAGCTGCGGCCGGCGCTCTCCAGGCGTTCCGCGTAGGTGGTCCAGGTGTACCCGGTGTGGCCGGGATTCTGCCAGGCGGCGTTGCCCACGGCCCGCACGGTGGTGCTGCCCGGTTCGTACCCCAGCTTGCCGGACCACAGGTAGATGCGGTTGGGGTTGGTGGGGCCGAGCTCCGAACAGTGGTAGGCGTCGCAGATGGTGAAGGCGTCGGCGAGCGCGTGGTAGAACGGCAGCGCGGCACGGTCGAAGTGGGCCATCGTCCGGACGCTCTTCTGCGGGACCCACTGGTCGTAGCGCCCCTTGTTCCAGGCCGCGTGCCCGCTGCTCCAGTCGTGGGCGGTGCCGGCGAGGAACTGGTCACCGATCCGGTACGGCAGGACGTAGCCCGAGCCGTTCGGCTGCTTGAAGACCGGCGAGCCGCCCGGCAGGGTGATGGCGGTCGGGTCGTTGTACCCGCGCACCCCGCGCAGGGTGCCGTAGTAGTGGTCGAACGACCGGTTCTCCTGCATGAAGATGACCACGTGCTCGATCGCGCCGAGTCCGCCCGCGGGCGTTTCGAGGGCCAGCGCGTTGCGCAGGTTCAGCGGGAGCATGGCGAATCCGGTACCCAGGGCGCCTGCTCGGAGCAGGTTTCGACGCTTCATGGGGGACTCCTTGGGACGAGGGAGGTACTGCTCTGCCGCAGCGGGGGTGGCAGTGCGCTCCGGGCCCCCGCCGAGGGGGGCGGCCAAGGGCCCGGAGCGCGGCTTGTCGGTGCGTCGGCGCTACGAGGAGGGCGGGGCGTCGAAGGGGGCGCTCCAGGTCTGGTTGGGCTGGTGCGTCCCGCAGGCGTAGGTGTTGATCGTGGAGTTGGCGTTGCTGAAGTCGGAGCCGTTGATGTCGACGCAGACGCCGCTGTCCTGGCGGAGCTGCCCGGAGCGGTTGTAGGTCCACTTCTGCTTGCTGTCACCGGTGTTGCAGGTGGCGAGGGTCAGGCCGGTGGATGCGCCGGAGATGCACAGCGAGGTGTTCTGCAGCGAGGAGATCAGGCCGTTGCTCTGACGCTGCCACTGCTGGTTGCTGTTGCCGGTGCAGCCGTAGAGGGCGACCTTGTGCCCGAGGACGGCGCCGCTGTAGGCGTCCAGGCACAGGGCGGAGGCCTGGAAGGCGCTCTGCGGCGCCTGGATCTGGCCGACCGGGAGCGCACCGCCGCAGCTGCCGGGATCGATGGTGTACATGGCCGTGTCGTGGGCGGCGACGGTGGTGGTGATGGCGGCGGTCACCGACTGGTCGGTGTGGCTCCACAGGTCACGGGCGGTGCGGGTGCAGCCGGTGTTGCCGAAGCCGACCCGGGCCAGGTCGATGGTGTAACTGGTCGCGGTGGCGTTCTTGTTGAGGACGGCGACGGCGCGGCGACCGCCCGCGAGCGGCTTGACGACGACATCGATGCCGGCGGTGGCCGAGGCGTTGTCGCGGGAGGCGAGGTAGCCGCCGGCGCCGAGGGAGTCCTGGTCGACGGCGATGATGTCGCTGTTCTTGAGGATGGTGAGCTGCGGCGCGTAGGTGGTCGGGTCGGCGGCCATCTTGCGGACGTCGGAGCTGATCATGAGCGGGGAGCCCATCGCCGACCAGAGGGCGAACTGGCTGCGCTGCTCGGCCAGGGTGAGCTGGTTGTTGTCGCCGATGAGCAGCATGTCGGCGTCGTTGTGGTTGCCGGGGCCGTTGTAACGGGCCAGGGCCACGGCGTCGTTGAGGTTCTGGTAGACGCCGCCCTCGTAGTAGTCGCCGCCGTGCGGCCAGTTCCAGGCGGAGGCGCCGTCGCCGTGCCAGACGGCGATGTCGGGGCTGACCCGCCACATCTGGCCGAGGGTGCGGACCCAGTCCATCGAGTTGTACTTCTCCGCGGTGGTCGGGCCGTAGCCGGCCGGCGCGGACTCGTTGAAGAGGACCTTGCGGCCGGTGTTGGCGGTGGCGGTCTTCAGGGCGTTGGCCATGGTGGTGAAGATCTGCTGGCGGTTGCTGATGCTGGTGCCGCAGTTGTCGACCTTGAGGGAGTCGATGCCCCAGTAGGCCAGCGAGTTGGCGTCTACCTGTTCGTGGCCCATGACACCGCCCGGTACGCCCTGGCAGGTGTTGACGCCGGAGGTGCTGTAGAGGCCGGCCTCCATGCCCTGGCTGTGCACGTAGTCGGCGTAGTCGTTGAGTTCGAAGTCGTAGCCGGGCTGGCTGCTGCTGCCCCAGTTGGCGGCGCCGTGCAGGTAGCCGGCGCTGGTGCGCTGCATCCAGCAGTCGTCGACGGTGAGGTTGGTGTAGCCGGCGGCGACGAGGCCGGTGTCCTTCATGGCCTTGGCCTGGTCCTGCATGAACTGCTGGAACGAGTAGCCGGTGCGGGTGCCGTCGAGGCGGGCCTGGGCGGAGCAGGTGAAGCGGGCCCAGTTGTTGAAGCCCATCATCGGCTTGGCGCCGATCGCGGTGTCGGTGTTCGCGGCCACAGTGTCGGCGTTGGCGGCGGGTGCGGTGGCCACGGCGAGTCCGGTGGTGGCCAGGGCGGCGGCGGACGCGAGTCCGATCAGCCGGCGGTGCAGTCTCATGGGGGCTCCAAGCAGGAGGGTGGGGTGGCGCGGGGGCGCAGTGGGGTGGTGTGCGGGGGGAGGTAGGGGGAGGCGACGTGGAGCATGTGGTGATTGAAAGTGATTGATTTGGCTATCGCCAAAGCAGAATTGCGCAAACCGTGGCAGCTTGATGAGGGGAAGTCAAGAGTTGCGGACGCCTGAAGCGCGAACCGTGACCGGCGGTCGTCGGCCGCCTCGGGCGGCCTGCACTCGGGCGGCCAGCGCTCGATCGGCCTGTACTCGATCGGCCAGCGCTCGGGCGGCCAGCGCTCGATCGGTCATGCCGGAGTGTCGGCGCCCGGAGTCGTGACGTTCAG
The sequence above is a segment of the Kitasatospora sp. NBC_00240 genome. Coding sequences within it:
- a CDS encoding ricin-type beta-trefoil lectin domain protein; translated protein: MRLHRRLIGLASAAALATTGLAVATAPAANADTVAANTDTAIGAKPMMGFNNWARFTCSAQARLDGTRTGYSFQQFMQDQAKAMKDTGLVAAGYTNLTVDDCWMQRTSAGYLHGAANWGSSSQPGYDFELNDYADYVHSQGMEAGLYSTSGVNTCQGVPGGVMGHEQVDANSLAYWGIDSLKVDNCGTSISNRQQIFTTMANALKTATANTGRKVLFNESAPAGYGPTTAEKYNSMDWVRTLGQMWRVSPDIAVWHGDGASAWNWPHGGDYYEGGVYQNLNDAVALARYNGPGNHNDADMLLIGDNNQLTLAEQRSQFALWSAMGSPLMISSDVRKMAADPTTYAPQLTILKNSDIIAVDQDSLGAGGYLASRDNASATAGIDVVVKPLAGGRRAVAVLNKNATATSYTIDLARVGFGNTGCTRTARDLWSHTDQSVTAAITTTVAAHDTAMYTIDPGSCGGALPVGQIQAPQSAFQASALCLDAYSGAVLGHKVALYGCTGNSNQQWQRQSNGLISSLQNTSLCISGASTGLTLATCNTGDSKQKWTYNRSGQLRQDSGVCVDINGSDFSNANSTINTYACGTHQPNQTWSAPFDAPPSS
- a CDS encoding SIS domain-containing protein; the protein is MTYVETEIASQPECWRRAADLAATHQDVLPRAGERVAIIGCGTSLYMGQAYATLREAGGQGVTDAFAASEFLGVRAYDRVIALTRSGTTTEVLELVESLRGKVRTVAVTADPNTPVMSLADDAVVLDFADEQSVVQTRFATTALTLLRAQLGLHSEAVEEDGRRALAEPLPAGLVESTQFTFLGRGWTVGLAVEAGLKMREAALAWTEAYPAMEYRHGPISIASPTTATWMIGEAPAGLAQQVEATGARWVEGRLDPLAELVRVHRLAVAVAAAKGLDPDRPRNLTRSVILADA
- a CDS encoding phosphocholine-specific phospholipase C, with protein sequence MKRRNLLRAGALGTGFAMLPLNLRNALALETPAGGLGAIEHVVIFMQENRSFDHYYGTLRGVRGYNDPTAITLPGGSPVFKQPNGSGYVLPYRIGDQFLAGTAHDWSSGHAAWNKGRYDQWVPQKSVRTMAHFDRAALPFYHALADAFTICDAYHCSELGPTNPNRIYLWSGKLGYEPGSTTVRAVGNAAWQNPGHTGYTWTTYAERLESAGRSWKTYQEWDNYGDNSLDFFASFLAVGKKALAYAKDDSGNPFPKLEYFYYALQAASGARQTQLLAQLDQGLGTLTAAERSLYDRGLARVRPGQLAPAFRADVAAGRLPAVSWIVAPEAQCEHPDYGPNTGADLVKQVLDALASNTEVWNKTVFLLNYDENDGFFDHIPPPTPPVTSADGLSTTAVDDDLYGSEAIGLGQRVPLLVVSPWSRGGKVCSQVFDHTSVLQLLEKWTGVAEPNISPWRRAVCGDLTATLDTTAATPSYPSLPAPVLTSGPSGTNPAPPGNQVMPVQEAGTRTARPLPYDLAVSARATAAALSITFASNGGAGAHFYVYANAFRTDGPWRYTVGPGKTVTDTWTAGTPTGAYDLSAVGPNGFVRRFAGNRVTATTAGNANPEVTLRHDPADNLVWLRMTNSGSAACTVTVRGNNRGGGPWTYPLAAGATTEDYFSTGGGLNGWYDLTATADTRDGFLRRFAGHLENGAESTSDPVMGSGPLAATVKYFDSQEITGENGAAVNAVDGNPATLWHTRWSPTADALPHEIQLDLGADRTVTGLSYLPRQDGGVNGRIGRYELYLSTDGTSWGTALTTGTLADTADPKAIRCSPTTARYLRLRVLTEAGNRGPWVSAAELGPLGW